One bacterium BMS3Abin08 DNA window includes the following coding sequences:
- a CDS encoding sodium Bile acid symporter family protein, with protein sequence MFRRALEKVHNFRLLPAFVIVSMVIGIAIGRVYGISNFQLTPPIDAIKSIFRGTYEFSIPNTLALGIVAGLFMMIYPAMANIKFEDLGKAARSPKQLLIVMFFNYAIAPFFMLLLAKIFLSGEPDLYTGLVLYGLAPCIAMVIVFTYLAAGNGPLAIILVAVNSIIQMMLIPVYAKLLLGEVNFDVWVVGESVVLYLGIPLIAGILTRFLGVKRFGEGWFHKLKFYLDTMSIVGLLFTLVVMFALKGDLILKNPLLIVQMAIPMTIFFWVMFVAVYLTGWKLGLNYKDAVAVGFNSTGRDFEIAIAIAITAFSPAVALATVIGPLVEVPVMLVLVWFAKKTEYRLFGSSGKSVEESMIQDKIQDTEALKNSINS encoded by the coding sequence ATGTTCAGAAGGGCTCTTGAGAAAGTGCACAACTTCAGGCTACTGCCTGCATTTGTGATCGTCAGCATGGTTATCGGAATAGCAATCGGCAGAGTATACGGAATTTCCAACTTCCAGCTGACACCCCCCATTGATGCAATCAAGTCCATCTTTCGCGGGACATACGAATTCAGCATACCCAACACCCTTGCACTCGGCATTGTGGCCGGTCTCTTCATGATGATCTACCCTGCGATGGCAAATATAAAGTTTGAGGATCTGGGCAAGGCTGCCCGCTCGCCCAAACAACTCCTGATAGTCATGTTCTTCAACTATGCCATAGCGCCGTTTTTCATGCTCCTGCTTGCGAAGATTTTTCTAAGCGGAGAGCCTGATCTATACACCGGACTTGTCCTTTACGGGCTTGCTCCGTGTATTGCAATGGTTATTGTCTTTACATATCTTGCAGCAGGCAATGGTCCCCTTGCCATAATCCTTGTAGCGGTTAACTCAATAATACAGATGATGCTCATACCCGTCTATGCAAAACTCCTTTTAGGAGAGGTGAATTTCGATGTATGGGTGGTTGGAGAGAGCGTGGTCCTTTATCTCGGTATACCGCTTATAGCCGGAATACTTACCAGATTCCTCGGCGTTAAGAGGTTTGGTGAGGGGTGGTTTCATAAACTGAAATTCTATCTTGATACCATGTCTATCGTGGGCTTATTGTTCACACTCGTCGTGATGTTTGCCCTGAAGGGTGATTTGATACTCAAGAATCCTCTCTTAATAGTTCAGATGGCGATACCTATGACGATCTTCTTCTGGGTAATGTTTGTAGCGGTTTATCTCACGGGTTGGAAGCTCGGTCTTAATTACAAGGATGCGGTTGCCGTCGGTTTTAACTCCACCGGAAGGGACTTTGAGATAGCAATAGCAATAGCGATAACGGCCTTTAGTCCGGCGGTCGCCCTTGCAACCGTCATAGGCCCGTTGGTTGAGGTGCCTGTAATGCTTGTGCTTGTGTGGTTTGCAAAGAAGACCGAGTATAGACTCTTTGGGTCTTCAGGGAAGAGTGTGGAAGAATCGATGATACAAGATAAAATACAGGACACGGAAGCACTGAAAAACAGTATTAACTCTTAA
- a CDS encoding blue-light-activated protein — protein MKQKINFIKSIKLWGVFLLIALAGIIISLDIVDSYRDFNIRAKKMRADYVTQQKQMIKQEVHRIVDMINHVRTQSEISAKGTIKKKVYDAYEIAQNIYDKFRDTKSKDEIQEIITTVLGSIRFDNSQGYYFITSLSGRNILHQLIPSFEGINIINLQDSKGNYVVKEELKLLREKGEGFVTSYWPKPDSDLKNDFRRIAFIKLFKPYNWSIGAGVYVDDVEEQIKSDLLATISRIRFGKEGYIFINRLNGDALVSNGILFSGTKKLWEVFNKHPEQMKDIFKKEYNAALKPEGDYIYYSHIKLTNPDKVSPKASFIYGIPDWQWLVGAGVYLDDVENNIALVRSELNSQLKAKMFYFIIIAVGIVALFLFLFNLLTRRLKNDFSLFISFLNRAAFSNEPIDLDMVRFVEFEQMAKNANKMLQDKIHAQQELQNEREQLSITIHSIGDGVITTDKSGRVEIVNMVAEKLTGWKAEEAKGTYLTEVFNIIDENTREAVPDPLSRVLVEGRIVGFGNHAILISKDGTEYNIADSATPITDINGNIRGVVLVFRDVTEQLKTEAELLKSKKLESVGVLAGGIAHDFNNILTALFGNIDMAKLKTSPDHPAYTYLETANQALERATDLTKQLLTFAKGGDPILGTVDLKAVVQTTVRFNLSGSNVKAHFNLPDNLWHVKADKGQISHVITNLTVNAIHAMPEGGNLYIDAENTGNLDEMVSSHLSGDFVRLCIRDEGVGILPKHIEKIFDPYFSTKQTGGGLGLAKVHSIITKHNGHVSVDSTPGVGTTFTLYLPAEKSYRKEITTIHPDLTEKPESLSGHVLVMDDQEIVRNVAAAMLDSCGYTFDFAVDGKEAIEKYISAAKSGNPFDIVIMDLTIPGGMGGKEAVKELLAIAPGAKIIVSSGYSTDPVMANYTDYGFRGRLVKPFQTEDLIKELSRIMQT, from the coding sequence TCAGCAAAAGGGACAATCAAAAAAAAAGTTTATGATGCGTATGAGATTGCTCAAAACATCTATGATAAATTTAGAGATACTAAAAGCAAAGACGAAATACAAGAAATTATTACAACGGTCTTAGGATCGATCCGCTTTGATAATAGTCAGGGGTACTACTTTATAACTTCTTTATCAGGCAGAAATATTCTGCATCAGTTAATCCCCTCCTTTGAGGGCATAAATATTATTAACTTGCAAGATTCTAAAGGAAACTATGTCGTAAAAGAAGAGTTGAAATTGTTGAGAGAAAAAGGTGAAGGATTTGTAACAAGTTATTGGCCAAAACCAGATTCCGATTTAAAGAATGATTTTAGAAGAATAGCTTTTATCAAGCTATTTAAACCTTATAATTGGTCGATTGGCGCCGGAGTGTATGTTGATGATGTTGAAGAACAAATAAAGTCAGATTTGCTGGCAACCATTAGCAGGATCAGGTTTGGTAAAGAAGGCTATATTTTTATTAATAGACTAAACGGGGATGCTTTGGTTTCAAACGGAATACTTTTTTCGGGAACAAAAAAACTCTGGGAGGTTTTTAATAAACATCCTGAGCAGATGAAAGATATCTTTAAAAAAGAGTACAATGCCGCTTTAAAACCTGAGGGTGATTATATCTATTACTCACACATCAAGTTAACCAATCCCGATAAAGTATCGCCAAAAGCCTCCTTTATTTATGGAATCCCTGACTGGCAATGGCTTGTCGGTGCGGGCGTTTATCTCGATGATGTAGAAAATAATATTGCCTTGGTGCGGAGCGAATTAAACAGTCAGCTCAAGGCAAAGATGTTCTATTTCATAATAATCGCCGTGGGAATAGTAGCTCTTTTTCTGTTTCTATTTAACCTGCTGACCCGTAGACTCAAAAATGATTTCAGCCTGTTTATCTCATTTTTAAACCGGGCTGCTTTTTCTAATGAACCAATCGACCTGGATATGGTTCGATTTGTTGAGTTTGAGCAGATGGCGAAAAATGCCAACAAGATGCTGCAGGACAAGATCCATGCTCAGCAAGAACTTCAGAATGAAAGAGAACAGCTTTCTATAACCATACATTCTATCGGTGACGGGGTTATCACAACCGATAAGTCGGGAAGAGTTGAGATAGTGAACATGGTTGCAGAAAAACTCACCGGTTGGAAGGCGGAGGAAGCAAAGGGTACGTACCTTACCGAGGTATTTAACATTATCGATGAAAATACCAGGGAGGCAGTCCCCGATCCCTTAAGCAGGGTATTGGTGGAGGGGCGGATCGTCGGGTTTGGAAATCATGCCATTCTCATTTCAAAAGATGGAACCGAGTACAACATTGCCGACAGCGCCACTCCAATTACAGATATTAACGGCAATATCCGTGGCGTGGTTCTTGTTTTTCGTGATGTTACCGAACAACTGAAAACAGAAGCGGAACTCTTAAAGTCAAAAAAACTTGAATCTGTCGGTGTGCTGGCTGGAGGCATTGCACATGACTTCAATAATATACTCACGGCGCTATTTGGAAATATTGATATGGCAAAGCTGAAAACCTCTCCGGATCATCCTGCCTATACCTACCTGGAAACCGCTAATCAGGCATTGGAGAGAGCAACCGATTTGACGAAACAGCTTCTTACCTTTGCCAAAGGCGGAGACCCCATATTGGGAACCGTAGATCTGAAAGCGGTTGTTCAGACCACGGTAAGGTTCAACCTCAGTGGCAGCAATGTGAAAGCACATTTTAACCTGCCTGATAATTTATGGCATGTTAAAGCTGATAAAGGACAGATCAGCCATGTGATCACCAATCTGACTGTTAATGCCATACATGCCATGCCGGAGGGAGGCAACCTGTATATCGATGCTGAAAACACAGGAAACCTCGATGAAATGGTTTCAAGTCACTTATCAGGAGATTTTGTAAGGCTCTGTATCCGGGATGAAGGGGTAGGCATTCTACCAAAACATATCGAGAAGATATTTGATCCTTATTTTAGTACCAAGCAGACCGGTGGCGGTCTGGGACTGGCAAAGGTACATAGTATTATTACAAAACATAACGGCCACGTCAGCGTTGATTCCACACCAGGAGTCGGTACAACCTTTACCCTTTATCTTCCGGCTGAGAAGTCATACCGTAAAGAAATAACCACGATTCATCCGGATTTGACCGAAAAACCTGAATCTCTGTCCGGACACGTGCTGGTGATGGATGACCAAGAAATAGTCAGAAATGTCGCAGCTGCAATGCTTGACTCATGCGGATATACGTTCGATTTTGCTGTGGATGGAAAAGAGGCAATAGAAAAATATATCTCTGCTGCCAAAAGCGGCAATCCCTTTGATATTGTGATTATGGATTTAACCATCCCGGGCGGCATGGGCGGTAAAGAAGCGGTCAAGGAACTTCTTGCCATTGCTCCCGGGGCAAAGATTATTGTTTCCAGCGGCTACTCCACTGATCCGGTTATGGCCAATTACACCGACTATGGATTTAGGGGCCGGCTCGTCAAGCCGTTTCAGACGGAAGATTTGATAAAGGAATTATCCCGCATAATGCAGACATGA
- the arsC2 gene encoding arsenate-mycothiol transferase ArsC2, with protein MLKVMFLCTGNSCRSQMAEGLAKRLGEGFIEPFSAGLIPAGVNPYAIRVMEEIGIDITGQQSKSIDEELLRQMDIIITLCGNAEASCPMTPPEIKRLHWPIDDPVGTVGTGEEMLKEFRRARDEIKTKIEEFLEEVKNVQKGS; from the coding sequence ATGCTTAAGGTAATGTTCCTATGTACGGGAAACTCCTGCCGCTCACAGATGGCGGAAGGACTTGCGAAAAGGCTTGGAGAGGGGTTTATAGAGCCTTTCAGTGCAGGACTTATACCGGCAGGTGTCAACCCATATGCCATCAGGGTGATGGAGGAGATCGGGATTGATATTACCGGCCAGCAATCTAAATCGATTGATGAAGAGCTGCTCAGACAGATGGATATAATAATTACCCTCTGCGGTAATGCCGAGGCATCGTGCCCGATGACACCGCCGGAGATTAAGCGCCTCCACTGGCCCATCGACGATCCTGTGGGAACAGTAGGAACCGGGGAGGAGATGTTAAAAGAGTTCAGAAGGGCAAGGGATGAGATAAAAACTAAAATAGAAGAATTTCTTGAGGAGGTAAAGAATGTTCAGAAGGGCTCTTGA
- the aseR gene encoding HTH-type transcriptional repressor AseR, which translates to MLRDFIIQAKAVSDETRVRILKLLEERELCVCQLMDILVMGQSTVSKHLGILKTAGLVECRRDGTWTFYRLSDKTINNYNLDFLKLLSSCLEDDILIQEDKKKLNESVKQDIKVLCKPKKV; encoded by the coding sequence ATGTTGAGGGATTTTATTATACAGGCAAAGGCGGTATCCGATGAGACCCGGGTGAGGATACTGAAACTCCTTGAGGAGAGGGAGTTATGTGTCTGTCAGTTGATGGACATACTGGTGATGGGGCAGTCAACGGTCTCAAAACACTTAGGGATACTGAAGACGGCGGGTCTCGTTGAATGCAGAAGAGATGGAACATGGACATTCTATCGCCTGTCGGATAAGACAATAAACAACTATAATCTCGACTTCCTCAAGCTCCTCTCTTCATGTCTCGAGGATGATATCCTAATACAGGAGGACAAAAAGAAATTAAATGAGTCCGTTAAACAGGATATAAAGGTCTTGTGCAAACCCAAAAAAGTTTGA